The Leptospira saintgironsiae genome contains the following window.
ATTTTCATAACGGAATGGACATCGCTTCTACTGGAGAACCGGTTTTGGCGATGGCAGAGGGAAAGATCCTCTATTCACGGTTTGGCGAAGATGATCCTTTCGGGGAAGAATTCGGGACTGGGAATTCTGTTTGGTTGGATCACGGAAATGGGACGTATTCTTCTTATTACCATTTGAAAGACGGACGACTTCCAGGTTTATTAGAAGAGCGTCTAGTTGCCGGGGGAGAAAAGATCGCTTACACCGGAAACACCGGTCACTCCAGCGGCGCCCACCTCCATTTCGTCTTACTTAAAGATTTCGGAAAAACCATCCAAGATCCTATGAAGGTTTTGCCTATCGTAGAAGATGAAAATCCTCCAGTGATCGGAAATTTACTTATTCACCACGACGAGTACAAATACAGCCAGGTAAATGACGGAGATAATATTAATATTTCTAGAGCATTTCCGGTTACTGTCGGGATCCAAGATGCAGGAAAAAAATCCGGTCAGAGAAGGGGTGTTTCTCAGATCCAGGTTTCGTTAAACGGGCAATTATTGAAGAAGGCAAGCTTCTCAAATCTACATTACGAAAAAGGAGAATGGAAAAACTCAGAAGGGTTCCCATTTTCAGATCTCTATTTTAAAGATCAATACTTGGTCGGTAATTTGGATTTTCGTAATGGAGAGAATGTAATCAAGGTTTTGGCTTGGGACTTTCGTGAAAACCTTACAGAAAAGACATTCACTTTCTACGTAAGCCGAATTCGTTAGTTTATCTGTAGCAGTTATTCGAATTATAAAAAATTAGAATATTCTGTTTTTCCAATCTTTCTCTTAAATTGCTTTGTTGCAGATAAAAAGCCTGGTCCGTCCAATAGGTCATCTTCCGGTCTTTCGGAAAATAGGGTGCCCTTATGTTTGAAATCGTAGATATCCCAGGTTTACCTCGCAAAAAATTTCTTTTTGGTATCGCGATTGTAGTAGGCTTTATTTCCTCCGGGATCTTAGGCTTTGAGTTTTTAACAGGCAATCATACATTCAGGCCTGGATATACAGTCGCCGGAATCACTTCAATTCTATGTTGTTTTCTACTTTATAAGTCTAGATACAAAGAAGCAGTTTATCTTACTTCTTTTTTATTCACTTTAGCTTTAGGACTTGGGGTTGTTTATGGTCCTGGTGTTAAAAATGCTGCGGTCTGGTTTCCAGTTTTAGTTTTTTTCCAACTCTATTTTTTCAATCGTAAGATGGCAGTGGTTGCGATGTTTTACTGTTTAGGGCTTATCTTTTGGAAGACCGGACTTTCGATCGGATCGACTGGAAGTGAAATTTATACAGATTCAATAGCATCACTTTGTGTTCTTACGTTATTCGCCGTTTTAATTGGCGCGAATATGGACAAACTGATCTTGGACAAAGATGTTCTTTTGAAAGAGCTTTCTCACCGGGTCAGGAATAATATGCAAGTGATCTTGGGTATGGTTTCTTTTCTAAAAGACTCGGAACATTCTATGGAAACTAGGAATGTTTTACAAATTTTAGAAAGAAGAATATTGGCTCTTGCCTCAGTTCATACGGTCTCTCAAGACGCAGAACATGTACAAAGTGTTTCTATGGGAGAAGTGATTGATAATTATCTAAATCGAATCGTTTCTAAATACAAGGCTCTTCCAAATGTAGATCCGGTTGCAAAACATTATCAGTTAGATGTGAAAGAAGCGAACCTTCTTCTTTTAGTTTTGGGAGAGATAGTATCAGCCACTTCTGACTCGGTTACGAATCATGTAGAAGATCTAAAGATCAGTTTTAGGAATCCTACAGTTAAAACTTTAGAACTTCAAGTAGAAGGCGCAAGTTTAGTAGAAGGAGATTGGAGTCGTTTTTCTAGAGATCTGCTTAGCCATTCCGGTGGAGATCTAAAAGTGGATCCGAGTGGTGTCGGGAGAGTTTCGGCTAGCTTAGTAACTTTAAGAAGGTAAACTTTAAATTCTGTTTTTTAGAAGCCGAAAGAATTTATATCTTAACGGCTTGTTTGGTCCCGTTCGTTCCGTAGAGTCTTACATTGTCTCCGAAACTTTCGAAAACTGTATCTTCCCCGAGTAAGGTAACCAATCGATTCATTAGCTCAGGATTTGGCTGCACAGAGTAATGATTATGAGCACGGATCACCTTCTTCTCTTCGTCCCCAGAGATCAAATGGAAATATACTTGGGAGTTTCCTTGGTAGGCAGCAAGTAGAGTATGTAGTTGGGCAATGATATCCGGCATTTTTCTGTGACGGTCACCAAGTTTGATATGAAGTGCTTTCTCCATCTTATCTTCGATGGTGGCGTCATTTAGGATCTCAAAGCTATTTACTTTGATCTGCCCTCTAAGTTCGGATTCTCCGGCTTCTATCCTGTCTAGATCTCCTTTTAAGAATACAGCCTGATCTTCTTTGATGATCTCTTTGAACTTTTGATACACTTTAGGGAAGGCCACACATTCTATTTCTCCTGTGCGGTCCTCCAATTTGAAGTTTACGAATTCTTCTTTTTTCTTGGTGAATTTGATCTTTAAAGAAGTAAGGATCCCGACTACTTCTACCTTATTGCCTGCTTTAACATTATCTAATGTTTCAATCGGAACTGAGTTTAGACTTTTTAAGTGGCTTTTGTATTTATCTAATGGGTGCCCGGAAAGGAAAAGGCCTGTGACGGATTTTTCTCTCTTAAGTTTGTCTTCCATCTCCCATTCGTCTGCGTCTTTAGGAAGTTTTAATTCGTAACTGAGTCCGCTATCTCCAAAAAGTGAAAATTGGCCTTCTCTGGATCGTTCCTGTTCTTTTTGTGCGAATGAAACTAAACTATCCATGGACTCGAATAAACATTTTCGAGTATAACCGAAAGAATCTAATGCACCACCTTGGACTAA
Protein-coding sequences here:
- a CDS encoding M23 family metallopeptidase, whose protein sequence is MRRSISLGIILAAFHLSTFAQNDKVINFLFPVKTDGIENKVTSVFGESRGDHFHNGMDIASTGEPVLAMAEGKILYSRFGEDDPFGEEFGTGNSVWLDHGNGTYSSYYHLKDGRLPGLLEERLVAGGEKIAYTGNTGHSSGAHLHFVLLKDFGKTIQDPMKVLPIVEDENPPVIGNLLIHHDEYKYSQVNDGDNINISRAFPVTVGIQDAGKKSGQRRGVSQIQVSLNGQLLKKASFSNLHYEKGEWKNSEGFPFSDLYFKDQYLVGNLDFRNGENVIKVLAWDFRENLTEKTFTFYVSRIR
- a CDS encoding histidine kinase dimerization/phosphoacceptor domain -containing protein, whose product is MFEIVDIPGLPRKKFLFGIAIVVGFISSGILGFEFLTGNHTFRPGYTVAGITSILCCFLLYKSRYKEAVYLTSFLFTLALGLGVVYGPGVKNAAVWFPVLVFFQLYFFNRKMAVVAMFYCLGLIFWKTGLSIGSTGSEIYTDSIASLCVLTLFAVLIGANMDKLILDKDVLLKELSHRVRNNMQVILGMVSFLKDSEHSMETRNVLQILERRILALASVHTVSQDAEHVQSVSMGEVIDNYLNRIVSKYKALPNVDPVAKHYQLDVKEANLLLLVLGEIVSATSDSVTNHVEDLKISFRNPTVKTLELQVEGASLVEGDWSRFSRDLLSHSGGDLKVDPSGVGRVSASLVTLRR